The Physeter macrocephalus isolate SW-GA unplaced genomic scaffold, ASM283717v5 random_584, whole genome shotgun sequence genome has a window encoding:
- the EEF1A2 gene encoding elongation factor 1-alpha 2: MGKEKTHINIVVIGHVDSGKSTTTGHLIYKCGGIDKRTIEKFEKEAAEMGKGSFKYAWVLDKLKAERERGITIDISLWKFETTKYYITIIDAPGHRDFIKNMITGTSQADCAVLIVAAGVGEFEAGISKNGQTREHALLAYTLGVKQLIVGVNKMDSTEPAYSEKRYDEIVKEVSAYIKKIGYNPATVPFVPISGWHGDNMLEPSPNMPWFKGWKVERKEGNASGVSLLEALDTILPPTRPTDKPLRLPLQDVYKIGGIGTVPVGRVETGILRPGMVVTFAPVNITTEVKSVEMHHEALSEALPGDNVGFNVKNVSVKDIRRGNVCGDSKADPPQEAAQFTSQVIILNHPGQISAGYSPVIDCHTAHIACKFAELKEKIDRRSGKKLEDNPKSLKSGDAAIVEMVPGKPMCVESFSQYPPLGRFAVRDMRQTVAVGVIKNVEKKSGGAGKVTKSAQKAQKAGK, translated from the exons ATGGGCAAGGAGAAGACCCACATCAACATCGTGGTCATCGGCCACGTGGACTCGGGCAAGTCCACCACGACGGGCCACCTCATCTACAAATGCGGGGGCATCGACAAGAGGACCATCGAGAAGTTTGAAAAGGAGGCGGCCGAG ATGGGGAAGGGCTCCTTCAAGTACGCCTGGGTGCTGGACAAGCTGAAGGCCGAGCGGGAGCGCGGCATCACCATCGACATCTCCCTCTGGAAATTTGAGACCACCAAGTACTACATCACCATCATCGACGCCCCAGGCCACCGCGACTTCATCAAGAACATGATCACGGGCACATCCCAG GCGGACTGCGCCGTGTTGATCGTAGCGGCGGGAGTGGGCGAGTTTGAGGCGGGCATCTCCAAGAACGGGCAGACCCGGGAGCACGCGCTGCTGGCCTACACGCTGGGCGTGAAGCAGCTTATCGTGGGGGTCAACAAGATGGACTCCACGGAGCCCGCCTACAGCGAGAAGCGCTACGACGAGATCGTCAAGGAGGTCAGCGCCTACATCAAGAAGATCGGCTACAACCCAGCCACCGTGCCCTTCGTGCCCATCTCGGGCTGGCACGGCGACAACATGCTGGAGCCCTCGCCCAAC ATGCCGTGGTTCAAGGGCTGGAAAGTGGAGCGGAAGGAAGGGAACGCCAGTGGCGTGTCCCTGCTGGAGGCCCTGGACACCATCCTGCCCCCCACACGCCCCACAGACAAGCCCCTGCGCCTGCCGCTGCAGGATGTGTACAAGATCGGCG GCATTGGCACCGTGCCCGTGGGCCGAGTGGAGACGGGCATCCTCCGGCCGGGCATGGTGGTGACCTTTGCGCCCGTGAACATCACCACGGAGGTGAAGTCAGTGGAGATGCACCATGAGGCGCTGAGCGAGGCCCTACCCGGGGACAACGTAGGCTTTAACGTGAAGAACGTGTCGGTCAAGGACATCCGCAGGGGCAACGTGTGCGGCGACAGCAAGGCCGACCCGCCCCAGGAGGCCGCCCAGTTCACGTCCCAG GTCATCATTCTGAACCACCCGGGGCAGATCAGCGCTGGCTACTCGCCGGTCATTGACTGCCACACGGCCCACATCGCCTGCAAGTTTGCTGAGCTGAAGGAGAAGATTGACCGGCGCTCTGGAAAGAAGTTGGAGGACAACCCCAAGTCCCTGAAGTCCGGCGATGCGGCCATCGTGGAGATGGTCCCGGGGAAGCCCATGTGTGTGGAGAGCTTCTCTCAGTACCCACCTCTCG GCCGCTTCGCCGTGCGCGACATGCGGCAGACGGTGGCCGTGGGCGTCATCAAGAATGTGGAGAAGAAGAGTGGCGGCGCCGGTAAGGTCACAAAATCGGCGCAGAAGGCGCAGAAGGCGGGCAAGTGA